CTAGCTTTGACTCTAGGATTACTAACAAGGCTACACATGGGTTTTATGTTGTTTTTCTATTCTCAACAGACATGAACACGATAACGCTTGAGCTAGGGCTAGGTGCAACACAATTTACTCGCTTTTATGGGCAGAACAAACAAGCATTACAAGAAATAAGAAATGCAGCTTTGAGAATGCAGTTACATGCGATGCCATACTTGAATAGCATCGGTGATGTTGATTTTGTAAGTCGAGTTAATCTTGGGGTTTCTAAAATAACGGATAAGCGAGGTTATAGCCTTCAAAGAGGGTATGAAGAGGGGGCTGTACTGCACATTACGTATGACATCAACGAGTCGTTGGATGAAGACCATTTAATCAGAGATTACGATAAGTTCGTTCGTATTTATCAGTCGATGGTAGAGGATAAGGCAACACCGGATAATGACGCCTTACTTTCAATCTCGATACAGCCCGAACAATTATTATCTAAAGCTACCGATGCTGAATTTGTAGACTTTGTGCCTAGAGTAGCTTCAGAAATGAAGAACTCATCAGGTGGCTCTTCTAAAAGTAATAACTCCAAACGTTCTTCAAACCGAACTACTAAAGAAATTGGCGACTGGGGTGAGGCATACATTTTAAAGCGCGAAATTGAACATTTGTCACTAAATGGAAGAGAAGACCTTGCAGTTAAAGTCGTTCATGAAGAAGCCCAAAATAATAGACCAGGATGGGACATTACATCTTATGACGTAGATGGAAGCATTAAGCGGATAGAGGTTAAATCCACCGTTTCAAATAGTATGAGTAGTCTCAATTTAACTGCTAACGAGTTGAATGCGTCGGAGGAGTTTGGGGATAGTTATTTTCTTTATCTACTCACTGGTGTAAATGCAAAAGGTGCTAAAAAGGTAGAAGTACTACAAAATCCTTTCAAGTTAATTAGTTCTGGTGTTGTGCAAGTAAAACCAAGTGCTTACGAACTGAAACTGTATGGAAGTGAGTAACTTTGGAGTGTTTTTTGGAAGATTCAGGTTTTAGTAATAGATTAAAGTTCTCAGACTGGAGTAATGCTTCAATACCTTCTGTATCAGCTGGAGTTTATGCCATTTGGAATAAGGATACATTGCTCTACTGTGGTATGTCTGGAAGAGAAATCGAGAAAGCTATTGCCCTGGGGAAAAGCAAATACGGAATGGTAACAAGACTAAATAGCCATGCTTCGGGACGCTTAAGTGGTGACCAATTTTGTGTCTATGTTGCCAATAGGCTAGTCATACCACTTCTAACACAATCGGATTTAATGGACTTTTCTACAGGTAAGTTAACGCTTGATAAATTAACTAAGAAGTACGTTAGAGATAACTTAGACTATCAGTATCTACTAGTTCAAAGTAGTGCAGAGGCAAGGTTAATGGAGGACAAGGCGCGACGTGGTGAGGTTTTTGGTGTGAAACCACTCTTAAACCCTTTGTAGCTCCTTTATTTGATAGAGCTGTATTTAAAATCGCATACAAAAGCTATCAACCGAACCTGGCTTAACTGTCAGAGTCGATGAGGAGCTTGCCTGGAAAGTGTCACCAATACATTAATCGCCCTAGCAGAAATGCTGGGGCGTTTTTGTATCTATCGTTATGCTCTTTTGGGTGGGCGGTGCTTTGTCCTATCTGTGCAGGAGTATGAGTACCTGTATCTTTCCCATTCTCTGAGCTCAAATTGGGTTAGGACTCTTCTAATTTTCCTTTGTGGGGTAACTTCGCCCGTCTCAAAGTCGATAACGTCAGCTAGTGTAAAAGTGTCCAAGTTATAAATAACACTATTGGCTCTACAAGCGTCAGACCATTCACAAGCCTTTTCGTAGCTTCCCAGTGCGTAGACTGCGAGTTTAAATCGCTTTTCAAGGTAATGCGTCGTACAGGCCATAAATGAGGGTGAGAGCATAGTTACAGCTTCACCTTTGTGGTTTGCTACCGTCCGAGTTAAATCACGTTCATTGAGCACATTGAATAGTCTCCCTAGGCTGCTTTTTGAGTGGGTGGTGACTTCTTCAATCTCACGAAGACTCTTGTTGGTAAAGCAATTGTCTTTCTTGTCAAAGACTTTTCTTGACTGTTTGTTTCTAGAATGCACCAAGCTGAGTAATAGCTGATGTTGAGGTTTAGTTAAAGGGTGTTTTTCTCCTTTCTTTTGCATGATGTTCTCCTAAGTTTTTGGGACATTGAAATCTCCATTAACATAAATAAAAACAATTGGTTAGATTGTTTTTGTGAGTAAAATGCTATTGTATGTAAGTAAATTCATAAAAGGCTTGTCTGACCTTTGACGTTTCACCAAATAACTAGCAACAAAAAACACACCCTTTAAGATGGCAAATTACCATCAAGGTGTGCTTTAGTGTGTGTATGTTGATACCACTTCGTATCGGGCGAAACCATAACAAAAAGCATACAGAATGTCAATCTGTATGAGATGGTTGCAATAGTAAAGTATTGTTTTTAATGACTGAAATTGTAAGGGGTGACGGGGGGAATGTGGCAAGGTTATTTTAACCTTAAATTTTTTCCTAAAAATCGAAGTCTCGGTATTAAGGTACCCTGATTAACAAAGTAGAAAATTTATCAGGATTTCCGCCTATCACTCACCTTTTTCCTTCTTTGCTTTTTCTTGAATAAGGTTTTGAAAGCGCTCCGCTGCTTCTGTTGTGATTGTGACAGTTGAGTTCTGAATGGTGACTACAGACGAGCTTCCTCCCATCGTTAAAAAATGAACCGTGTACCCATCACATTTAAAGAGAGTGTTGTAAAAGTAAATGTCCGCTTTACACGATTTTATGTACTTAACTGTTAGCTCTGGATTGAACTGGTAATTCACAGCAGCAATAGCTTGATTTCCAAATGAGAAGAAAATCAAAAAAGTTTTATACAACCTACTAAGTTTCATTAATTTTGATTCCAGTCTGATTCGTTTTGTTTTTGTTGCTCGGTTATTGGCTTTTTAGCTTCGTGAACGAATGAGCTAATTATGCGAGCAAATAAAATTACCAGAATCAAGCCGCTGACTATCATAAATAACCCTAGGTAACTTCCAAATAGCACAGCTATAGCAGGGATAAAAATAGGACATAAAATACAGATTATGACTATTAAAAGAAAAGGTATCATCACTTGACCTTATTCAAACAAAAATGGTCGCAAAGTGTACATTTAGAATGGCATGTTGTAAATGGGTTTTATTTTGGCTGTGTACTTTAACAGTGATTCAAAAGCATACCTTATGAGACTGTACATAAAGCTGTCTCAAAAGTCTTGAATTCTAGCTTTGATACATGTAATGCTGAAAGTATTAAGAGGTTTTGAGACAAAGGGGTAAGCATGGCACACGTTGGATACATTCGAGTTAGTACAGTTGAGCAATCCACCAGCAGACAGTTAGCTGATGTGAAACTGGATAAGGTGTTCGAGGAAAAGGTTTCAGCAAAGACAGTAGACAGACCACAGCTACAGGCGTGCTTGGAATACGTTAGGGATGGTGATGTGCTACATGTTCACAGCCTAGACCGTATCTGTCGCAGTGGTGCTGGTGATGCGGTAGGGCTGGTGGAACAGATGAACAAGAAAGGTGTATCTGTGCAGTTCCACAAGGAAGGAATGAGATTCGATGGTGCTATGAGTGCAGCACAGAAAGGTGTGCTAGGGATACTGGCAGCAGTGGCACAGATGGAAAGGGAGCTGATTAAAGAGCGTCAGGCTGAGGGTATTGCAGCAGCCAAGGCAGCAGGTAAGCACATCGGTAGACCTAAAGCACAGGTGACGAAAGAGGATGTCCAGAAGCTATTAGATAATGGTGTGCCAAAAGCTAAAGCAGCCAAGGAGTTAGGGATTGGTAGAGCTACACTGTATAGGTTACTTGGTGCACAATGATGGTATAATCACGACACTAGTGTTTAGTGAGTAACCTAATGATAAAAAAGATTTTCCTGTGGAAACTAAAAGCGATAGCAAAGAAAGCTAATACTGGCAGAGTCGCACGTAGCGGAGAGGAAGCTAAAGCAGTTGATTGCTACAGTATTACGATGACGAATAAAGATGGTCGTTATCTGGTCGAGCGCATAAGTGCCAACAAGATTCATGTACTAGAGTTGAACCAAGAAGGAACTAGGTTCGATAAACAAGTAGAGTTGAATGTCGATTCCTTTGATGAGTACGACTACGACATCACTCACTACTATGGAACCGTAAACATAGGTTACGAAAGCCGAAGTGAGTTCTTGCTGAATGAACTTACAGGTTTATACATTCTTAGAGCTAAGTGGAGTTCTTCGAAGTATCTAATCCCTGCATGGTGGTGGCGAAGGAAAAGATTACCAATGCCAACAAGAGAAGCAGCACTCAAAGCGGTACTGGATTTGTCTGAGACGCAGGGTCATAGGAAAGTCGATACATTGAAACTTATGTATGAAATCTACACCTCAAAAGCAATTCATAACAGGAAGTATCATGATTTGTTTAATCGGTTAGAACTGGTGCTTGCTTCATTAGCAGAGTCAGATGAATTATCGGTGCAGGGGTACGGTGAGCATCTGGTGAAAGGAAAGGCGCTAGTAACTTATGAGCATCTTAAGGAAGAAAGGGAGAAAGAGGAAAAATCAAAGAGACAAGCTAATACAATGAAGTGGCTAACTGTAGTTTTGGCTACAACAGCAGCATTCCAATCTGGCTTGATTGAAACAAGTTATCATACGAATGTTGATTGGATTATTGAGCCAGTGTATCAAGCTATACAACTAGCAAAGGAATGGATTAGTAACGTGGCACTTTAGTGTGGCACTCATACAAAAACAGCGCTATCTCAGAAGGCGATAACCTAGTGAAATAAAGCTGTTTCCAAACATTGGTGGAGCTAGCGGGAGTCTTTTTAGAGGTTGGTTAGTCAAACTCTAAGACAACAGGTTGTTCATTCGTATCAGTATGAATCAATTCCCACCTTGTGAAATCACTACTAATCTCAAACTTATCGTCGAACGTGAACCATTGGTTACCCTCGGTTGGGTATTTGATGGTTATCGACTTGAAAGCATGCAGTAATTGTGTGTTGAATTCTTCACGTTCTAGGTCGGTAGATGGCTGTTCAAGCTGAATGTCAGTGTAACCCTGGACTTCGGCTTCTAGCTTCTCTTTGGTCGCTTCTAGTTCATTCAGTTGCGCTTCAAGCTGGTCTATTTTTGCTTTACCACGCTTGGTTGGAGCTTCACCTAGAATGTCGTAGAGATTATCCACTTTCTTTTCTAGTTGCTCGTACTGCATAACAAGAGCTTCAAGTTGACTCTTTTTTGCTTCGACTTCTGAAAGGTTAGACCTAAACAACTCACTACTAACAGACTCAAGAAAGTCTAAGAAGATAGGCTCAAACTTGTTGTAATTGATGTTCTTAGAATTAGGACATGCAACCCTTCCTTTAGCTTGGCGGTTCTTACACATCAAATGCCCTGACCATGTTGGTCGAGACGGTCTAGGCGCAACATACACAAGATTAGAGCCGCACTCACCACATACAAATAACGAACGGAACAAATTCTTTGAGTTCTTAGCCCCTGATTTACGGGTTGTCTTTAACGTACTTTGAACTTTCCAGAAGTCAGTATCACTTATGATGCCATGTTCTACGATGCGTTCATCTTTACGTAGGCGAGCGATGGCGCTAGGAGACCATGAAGGGAATGATTGATGGGCATTCTTGATACCTTTGCCTGCTTTGAGGAGTTTGTAGATACCTCTAATTTCGTCAGCAATGTCGCCTTTTACTGTGTAACCTTTTCTATCTGCATTGAGCTTGAGGTACTTAGGGCAAACGGAGTTTTGCGCTACTCCATTCTCTTTGCAAGTCGCCCAGTATTCTTTTGCTCGTTTACTTTTCTTGTCTGATTCTTCACGGCTAGTAGCTGATTTCACCAATTGAATTAATGATGTCTCCAGTGAATCGTCAGAGTGCGTGTAAATTTTACCGTCAGATACAGTTACAAGGTCAGCATGCTCAGTGATGCTGTTTATGATTGTTTGGCTATCACGAATCGAGGCTCTGCTTATGCGGTCAATAGCTTCACATAGGATTGTTATGGGCTTTTGGTAAACACTGTTTTCCAGGTCATGCACTAGTTGACCTAATTCGCCTTCCAGCTGTTTTGAGTGGTAAGCAGATGTACCTTTGTCGGTGTAGGTGTGGTTGGGTGATGGTAGCTTATGGGTTAGCCTGTATGTGTCACAGAGCCTTAATTGACGTTCTATTGATGAACCATCACGTTGTTTGGATGAGCTGAATCTGGCGTAGTAGAGGACTGTTGTCATGTCACTTTCTCAAGATAAATAAGATTAGCCATCGCCTCCTCATTTGTCTTTCCACAGAAGTCGAGTTCTGCCTTGAAATCACTACATACTTGAGGGCGTTCAGGCTTGCCAAAAATGGTACACAAGTTCCCGTCGTCAAGGTACTCACAACGTATGTTAGCAGGTTTACCTAAAGAACTAATAGTAGGTGCAATACAGCAAGCACCACAACCAAGTCTGCATTCCATAAGTTATTGTTTACCTTTGCTCAATAGATTACCAGCAGGCTTGCCATTTGGCATTCCAGGAATAGCAGATGTAATACTTGGAGCGACACAGCATGCTCCACAACCTAGGCGACATTCCATCAAATTAAACTCACTAAATAACAGGGTGCGCGATAGTAGCAAAAAATGATGAGAGTGACAGCTGTTGATTGAATCAAAGAATGAACAATTATTATCCTTGAACTTTTTATGGGCTAGCGGTATAACACGCACCCCAGTAAAAGAGTAAGAAGTAATCCTATGACGAATCCATTTTGGCAAGAAAAGACACTAGAACAAATGACCGAGAATGAGTGGGAATCACTGTGTGACGGTTGTGGTAAGTGTTGTCTACATAAGCTAATGGATGAAGATAGCGATGAAGTGTACTACACCAATGTAGCGTGTAGCTGGTTAAACGACAAAACATGTTCATGTAAAGATTACCCGAACCGCTTCACTTCAGGTGAAGAGTGTTTGAAGCTGACTCGTGACAAGATCGATGAATTCCATTGGTTGCCAGATACTTGTGCCTATCGTCTTCTATCTGAATCTAAGCCGATCCCTGAATGGCACCCATTGATCACGGGTTCTAAATCAGAGATGCATGCAGCTGGTGAAAGTGTTCGTAATAAAGTGGTTTACGAAATTGATGTTGTTGATTGGGAAGACCACATCTTGAACCACCCAAATCGTTAATGATTAAAGAAAAACAGTCGCTCAATAGCGGCTGTTTTGCTATTTGGCGTCACCTAAATTTGAAACTTACTTAGTTTAAAGGCTTAAAGGTTTAAAACAAAAAACGCCCCGAAGGGCGCTAAAGTTAAACGAGCAAAAAAGATTCAGGCTAGTTTACTTGTTGTTTAATGTACTCACCTAGTTCTGAGTGGTGCATGATTTTCGAAACTGGCAGTATCTTTTCAGCAGGACCCCAAGCAAACACGTTCACTGGTGTGTGAGTGTGTGTACCTGTACCCCAAACGATGTTTTGACCTGTTGCTTGTTCTCGAGCAAGTAGGTTGCCACGGTCGTTATATGGGAAGAATGCATCGAAATCGTTGATAGCAGGCACTTCTTCTGCCGACAAATATTTGTGCTGAGCCAATCGGTATGGGTTCGGCTTACTTGCTAATACATTTTTCGCTTGTTCAGCTGTAATAGGGAACTCACTGCTTTTGTTGACGATCTCAGCGAGCTTTTCAGGTGTTTGCTGCGCTTTATCCAGCTTCTGAAATTCGCTGATCATGCCGTAGTAGCTTTGCTTCTGATTATATAAACCATCGAGAATATCGAATGCACCAAAGTTAAAGTTAGGTGCATAGTCGCGGTCGGCGAAGGCTTCACCAGAACGTTTCTGTGGTTTTGGTAGGTCGTTAGAAGAGTAGCTGAAGCCAAAAGATCCTGTTTCATGGTCTGCAGTTACAATCACGATCGTGTCTTCACGATCTTTTGCCCATTCATACACTGTTTGGATCGCTTCATCAAATTTGAGCAGTTCATGCAGCATAGTGCCTGCATCGTTACTGTGTCCCGCCCAATCTATTTGGCCGCCTTCGACCATTAGGAAAAAGCCATCTTCATCTTTGGATAGGATGTTGAGCGCTTTTTGTGTCATCTCTTTCAGGCTTGGCTGAGTTCGTTCGCCACTCTTTTTCTTGTTGCTGTAAGCGATGCCATCATCCATGCCTGAGTAGGCGAACAGGCCAAGTAGTTTATCGCCCTTAGCGTCGTCTAGCATGTTGCGATTAAACGCCAGTTGGTAGCCGTCTTTTTCTGCTTCAGTCAGCAGGTTACGGTCGTCTTTACGCTTCGATTTGAGATAAACATCACCTTGAGTTAGTTTTTCAAGTTGCTTATAGGTTTCACCTTTGTCGTTGGTCGATTTAGGGATCCAATGACGCAGTCCTCCAGAGAGCATCACATCAGCGCCGGTTGCTAGCATATCAGATGCAATTTGATTCTCTAAAGAACGGTGAGGTTGGTGAGCGGCGAAAGAAGCAGGGGTCGCGTGAGTTAAGCGCGTGTCGGAAACTAAGCCGGTCGCTTTGCCTGCTTTTTTCGCTTTCTCAAGTACTGTCTCAACATGGTTACCCTGAGAATCGATACCGATCACCTCTGAACCGCTGTAGATACCCGTTGCAAGCATGGTCGCAGAGCAAGCTGAATCCACTACGATTGCGTCTTCCGGATGCGTTAGGGATGAACCAATAACCCCTTCTTGAGCAAGTTGATAAATGGCCGTTTTGTTCCCTTTATAGATTGAATTTGGCGCTTGGTTTGCGTAGGTTTCCAATAAGCCAACTTGCTGAGGTCCCATACCGTCGCCGATCATCAGAATGACATTTTTGATTTCTGCTGAAAGTACGTTGAATGAGAGTGTAGAGGTTACCACTGCGGTAACAATTGGTTTCATAAAGTGCTTCATTAGTTATCCCTTTTTATATAAGCGGGATGATTAGAACACCGATTTGTGTCAAAGTCGTTTCATATTTATTTCATCAATATGAAATTGAGCAATAACTCAAGTTTTTAGAAAAGCATAAAAAAAGGCTCACATCTCTGTGAGCCTTGGTCGTATTTAGGAGGGTCCAAATCAATGGACTGCGTCATGGCTAATGTCAAGCAAGCGGTAAGTCTGCAACCACCTGGTTGAACGTGATACGAGCATTCTGAGCTTGCTCAGATAACTCGATCTTTTTCGCTTGTGCGGCACTAAGATTACTCTCGGCCAACTCAAGTGCTTGTTGTAGATTCTCTGGTAACTCGTGAGTTTCCATTTGTGAACCTTGTTCTAACACATAAGCGCGAATTTCTTTCTTCACTGCGGCAAGTTCTGTGTAAGCAACACGCTCAAGTTCTGCGGCTTCTTGCGCAGCATCTTTTTCTTTCTCAAATTGAGCCAGCGCCATACCTTCTGCAGACCAAGGGTCCATGTCTGGCAGTTCTTCGATGTTGATCGTTGGCTCGATGTACGCATCTTGATGGCGCAGGTCTAGGTTTGTCGCACGAACCGCTGAAATCATCAACATGACAGAGATAGCAAGCAGCGGCAGGCCACCAACAATCGCCGCCGTTTGTAGAGTACTTAGACCGCCCAAGAACATTAGAATCGTTGGTAGGAACGATAGAGTAAATGCCCAGAACATACGGTTCCAACGCATTGGTTCTTCTGTCACGTTGTTTTGTACAACAGACGCTAGGATGTATGAGATTGAGTCAAAGGTTGTCGCAGTAAAAATGATACACAGTAGTGTAAATACCGCGATAACTAGTGTGCTCATTGGCAGTTGGGCAAGCATCGAGAAGATAGCTTTGGTTGCGCCTTCAGCATTCAAAATAGCAACGACATCTAGCTCACCAGAAAGTTGCAGTGATAAGCCGTAGTTACCTAAAATCATGAAGAATAAGAAACAACCTAGAGAACCAAAGAAGATCGAACCTGACACCATTTGTTTGATGGTTCTGCCGCGAGAAATACGCGCAACAAACAGACCCATACTTGGTGCAAATACTAGCCACCATGCCCAGTAGAAAATTGTCCAGTCTTGTGGGAAGTGAGTATTTTCAAAGGTACCGTAACCACCAAATGGTTCAGCCCAAGTTGCCATCACGAAGAAGTTAGATAGTAGACGACCAATTGAGTCTAAACCTGTTTCTAGCATGAAGATTGTTGGACCTGCAATCAGAACGAAAGCCAGTAGACCCATCGCACCCCAGAAGTTGATGTTACTTAGGATCTTGATGCCTTTTTCCAATCCAGCATAAGATGAGTAAGCAAAAATCGCAGTACACACTAAAAGAACCATCACTTGCGTTAGGTTATTTTTAGGTAGACCAAATAGGTGATTCAGACCTTCAGTGATTAGAGGTGCAGCTAAACCTAGCGTTGTTGCAGCGCCGCCTAATAGACCGAAAATGAAAAGGATATCGACGATTTTTCCAGGTACGCCTTTACTGCGGTGTTCACCAAGAACAGGCATTAACGCACTAGAGATCTTTAGAACTGGCTGTTTACGTACATAGAAGAAGTAAGCGATAGGAATCGCCGGGATCAGGTAGATAGACCAAGCGATTGGTCCCCAGTGGAACAAACCGTAAGTTGCAGCCCAACGAACCGCTTCTTCACTCCCAGGTTCTAGTTGGAAAGGCGGTGATTGGTAGTAGTAAGCCCACTCAATACAGCCCCAGTACAAGATACTTGCACCGATACCGCCACAAAATAACATTGCAGCCCATGATGCTGTTTTGAATTCAGGCTCTTCATCAGCTTCGCCCAGTTTAATTTGTCCCATATCACTGAACACAACGTAAACCATAAATGCACAGGCAGCGAGGCCTAGCGCAAGATATAGAAATCCAAGTTGGTCAGTCATGAATGTTTTCGCAACCGCAATCCAGTCTGCGCCCTGTGCTGGGAACAAAATTAGCGGGAAAACTATCGTGAGTAGGAGTGCAATCGCACCAAAGAAGGTAGGCTTGTCAATAAGCTCAAAAGTGTTTTTCACGAGTATTATTCCATTAAAATGAGAGCGGAATTATGGAATGAACTCGTTTTTTAGACCAAATCGGGTCTGTTGTCGTGACGACAAATCGCTTCAATGCAGAGGGAAATCTGCGGTAACAGGAGAGTAAAGTTAGATTAAAGCGAGTAGGATGCCACCAACGGTTGCCGCTGCGGATAAGTATTGCCCTGCTGAATAAGAACCATCGTCCTCTTCTTCAATCTTATCTGGATGATCCATACCTAAAGCGCCATGAGCAAATGACTCTACCTTATCGGTAACGGTCGCGTTTTCAGCTTCGACTTTTTTGGCTTCTTTATCGATTTCTTTAAGTGCAGATAATAGAGCTTTGCCTTCATCAGAAAGCTTGACGGTATTTTGTTCAACCTTAAGAGGTGCAGGCTGTTCAGCTTCAGTGCTTTTAGCTTGTGCATTCATTTGCGAAGGTGAATACAGCTGAGTATTACTCGTTCCTACTGGCGTCATATCGCCCTCCTTACTTATCCTTAAATATAGTATCGGCAGAGGTGTGAAAAACTTGTGCAATTAATCATCGATAGTGATGTTTTTTATTCGCACATTACATTTTCTTCTGCTTGGTTAAATTGTCTGTTTACTAAGCAAGTCCTGTGCCGATAAGAATGTTTGATTTTAGATGGAGTTAGGATGAATGACGGGAATGTGATCTAGTTCTGACGATGGGCTGATTATCTAGGATTAGCCCATCGACTCTTTAGCTTAGAAGAATGGTTTAGTCACATTCTAGGCTAGCACTGCGTTTTGACAGGTGCTTGTATGCCTTCATTCGGCTCTCTTTCTTAACAAAGCGAGCCGGTGGCGAGAGAACTTCAAGCTGATAATCGCTGTTATCCGATGTGATCTCTTCAACTGGGCTGATGATGGCGATTTTCAAATCAGGGTTACGGCGTAGAATTGATGCCGCCGTCCCTAAACCACCCTCGGTGTGGAACATGCCTGCTACATGAATCACTTGTTTATTCGGATTCGACGCTAGGTAATCCACTATCGATTCAGCCATGGTTTCATCCCAGGTTACTTGAGCGGCAAACTGCTTTTCTGTTTGCTCTGGCGTGCCGTGATGCATAGAAGCCATGAACTTTTCTTTGTATGGGCTATCGCCAGTATCCACTTCTGCAGCAATCCATAGGCGTTGCTCGGTCGATAATTGGTCTAGGTAAGGCAATC
This region of Vibrio sp. BS-M-Sm-2 genomic DNA includes:
- a CDS encoding MrcB family domain-containing protein — translated: MKELIIELAEKWHSYYELKHVDSSNRADELINKKLKNVLVQTNERLGFKSLVVGASSGEGNITRGPWFASFDSRITNKATHGFYVVFLFSTDMNTITLELGLGATQFTRFYGQNKQALQEIRNAALRMQLHAMPYLNSIGDVDFVSRVNLGVSKITDKRGYSLQRGYEEGAVLHITYDINESLDEDHLIRDYDKFVRIYQSMVEDKATPDNDALLSISIQPEQLLSKATDAEFVDFVPRVASEMKNSSGGSSKSNNSKRSSNRTTKEIGDWGEAYILKREIEHLSLNGREDLAVKVVHEEAQNNRPGWDITSYDVDGSIKRIEVKSTVSNSMSSLNLTANELNASEEFGDSYFLYLLTGVNAKGAKKVEVLQNPFKLISSGVVQVKPSAYELKLYGSE
- a CDS encoding MarR family transcriptional regulator, which encodes MQKKGEKHPLTKPQHQLLLSLVHSRNKQSRKVFDKKDNCFTNKSLREIEEVTTHSKSSLGRLFNVLNERDLTRTVANHKGEAVTMLSPSFMACTTHYLEKRFKLAVYALGSYEKACEWSDACRANSVIYNLDTFTLADVIDFETGEVTPQRKIRRVLTQFELREWERYRYSYSCTDRTKHRPPKRA
- a CDS encoding recombinase family protein, yielding MAHVGYIRVSTVEQSTSRQLADVKLDKVFEEKVSAKTVDRPQLQACLEYVRDGDVLHVHSLDRICRSGAGDAVGLVEQMNKKGVSVQFHKEGMRFDGAMSAAQKGVLGILAAVAQMERELIKERQAEGIAAAKAAGKHIGRPKAQVTKEDVQKLLDNGVPKAKAAKELGIGRATLYRLLGAQ
- a CDS encoding recombinase family protein encodes the protein MTTVLYYARFSSSKQRDGSSIERQLRLCDTYRLTHKLPSPNHTYTDKGTSAYHSKQLEGELGQLVHDLENSVYQKPITILCEAIDRISRASIRDSQTIINSITEHADLVTVSDGKIYTHSDDSLETSLIQLVKSATSREESDKKSKRAKEYWATCKENGVAQNSVCPKYLKLNADRKGYTVKGDIADEIRGIYKLLKAGKGIKNAHQSFPSWSPSAIARLRKDERIVEHGIISDTDFWKVQSTLKTTRKSGAKNSKNLFRSLFVCGECGSNLVYVAPRPSRPTWSGHLMCKNRQAKGRVACPNSKNINYNKFEPIFLDFLESVSSELFRSNLSEVEAKKSQLEALVMQYEQLEKKVDNLYDILGEAPTKRGKAKIDQLEAQLNELEATKEKLEAEVQGYTDIQLEQPSTDLEREEFNTQLLHAFKSITIKYPTEGNQWFTFDDKFEISSDFTRWELIHTDTNEQPVVLEFD
- a CDS encoding YkgJ family cysteine cluster protein, producing the protein MECRLGCGACCIAPTISSLGKPANIRCEYLDDGNLCTIFGKPERPQVCSDFKAELDFCGKTNEEAMANLIYLEKVT
- a CDS encoding YcgN family cysteine cluster protein produces the protein MTNPFWQEKTLEQMTENEWESLCDGCGKCCLHKLMDEDSDEVYYTNVACSWLNDKTCSCKDYPNRFTSGEECLKLTRDKIDEFHWLPDTCAYRLLSESKPIPEWHPLITGSKSEMHAAGESVRNKVVYEIDVVDWEDHILNHPNR
- a CDS encoding alkaline phosphatase, which codes for MKHFMKPIVTAVVTSTLSFNVLSAEIKNVILMIGDGMGPQQVGLLETYANQAPNSIYKGNKTAIYQLAQEGVIGSSLTHPEDAIVVDSACSATMLATGIYSGSEVIGIDSQGNHVETVLEKAKKAGKATGLVSDTRLTHATPASFAAHQPHRSLENQIASDMLATGADVMLSGGLRHWIPKSTNDKGETYKQLEKLTQGDVYLKSKRKDDRNLLTEAEKDGYQLAFNRNMLDDAKGDKLLGLFAYSGMDDGIAYSNKKKSGERTQPSLKEMTQKALNILSKDEDGFFLMVEGGQIDWAGHSNDAGTMLHELLKFDEAIQTVYEWAKDREDTIVIVTADHETGSFGFSYSSNDLPKPQKRSGEAFADRDYAPNFNFGAFDILDGLYNQKQSYYGMISEFQKLDKAQQTPEKLAEIVNKSSEFPITAEQAKNVLASKPNPYRLAQHKYLSAEEVPAINDFDAFFPYNDRGNLLAREQATGQNIVWGTGTHTHTPVNVFAWGPAEKILPVSKIMHHSELGEYIKQQVN
- a CDS encoding BCCT family transporter, coding for MKNTFELIDKPTFFGAIALLLTIVFPLILFPAQGADWIAVAKTFMTDQLGFLYLALGLAACAFMVYVVFSDMGQIKLGEADEEPEFKTASWAAMLFCGGIGASILYWGCIEWAYYYQSPPFQLEPGSEEAVRWAATYGLFHWGPIAWSIYLIPAIPIAYFFYVRKQPVLKISSALMPVLGEHRSKGVPGKIVDILFIFGLLGGAATTLGLAAPLITEGLNHLFGLPKNNLTQVMVLLVCTAIFAYSSYAGLEKGIKILSNINFWGAMGLLAFVLIAGPTIFMLETGLDSIGRLLSNFFVMATWAEPFGGYGTFENTHFPQDWTIFYWAWWLVFAPSMGLFVARISRGRTIKQMVSGSIFFGSLGCFLFFMILGNYGLSLQLSGELDVVAILNAEGATKAIFSMLAQLPMSTLVIAVFTLLCIIFTATTFDSISYILASVVQNNVTEEPMRWNRMFWAFTLSFLPTILMFLGGLSTLQTAAIVGGLPLLAISVMLMISAVRATNLDLRHQDAYIEPTINIEELPDMDPWSAEGMALAQFEKEKDAAQEAAELERVAYTELAAVKKEIRAYVLEQGSQMETHELPENLQQALELAESNLSAAQAKKIELSEQAQNARITFNQVVADLPLA